A window from Kribbella jejuensis encodes these proteins:
- a CDS encoding ABC transporter ATP-binding protein — MVTTTDAQSTPKPVKDGGELLSVDGLVKHFPIRKGLLQRQVGAVQAVDGLSFSVKQGETLSLVGESGCGKTTTGRLLTRLETPTSGKIVFEGRDISHLGEGKMRPMRRDVQMIFQDPYGSLNPRHTVGKIVGAPFKLQHVKTEHGVKRAVQELLELVGLSPEHYNRYPHEFSGGQRQRIGIARTLALRPKLIVADEPVSALDVSIQAQVVNLLEDLQDEFDLTYVMIAHDLSVVRHVSDRVAVMYLGKIVELADRVSLYEHPMHPYTVALLSAVPVPDTKRRTNRERIRLQGDVPSPINPPPACRFHTRCWKAQEICKTIEPPLVQLAPGHQTACHFPENATPEQQATAEAAAKS; from the coding sequence ATCGTGACAACTACTGATGCTCAGTCGACTCCGAAGCCCGTCAAGGACGGCGGGGAGCTGCTGTCGGTCGACGGCCTCGTCAAGCACTTCCCGATCCGCAAGGGGCTGCTGCAGCGCCAGGTCGGCGCAGTCCAGGCGGTTGACGGCCTGTCCTTCAGCGTGAAGCAGGGCGAGACGCTCTCGCTGGTGGGGGAGTCCGGTTGCGGCAAGACGACCACCGGCCGGCTGCTCACCCGGCTGGAGACGCCGACGTCCGGCAAGATCGTGTTCGAGGGCCGCGACATCAGCCACCTCGGCGAGGGGAAGATGCGGCCGATGCGTCGCGACGTACAGATGATCTTCCAGGACCCGTACGGCTCGCTGAACCCGCGGCACACGGTCGGCAAGATCGTCGGCGCACCGTTCAAGCTGCAGCACGTGAAGACCGAACACGGCGTGAAGCGGGCTGTGCAGGAGTTGCTCGAACTGGTCGGGCTCTCGCCGGAGCACTACAACCGGTACCCGCACGAGTTCTCCGGCGGCCAGCGGCAGCGGATCGGCATCGCCCGCACGCTGGCACTCCGGCCGAAGCTGATCGTCGCCGACGAGCCGGTGTCCGCGCTGGACGTGTCGATCCAGGCCCAGGTCGTGAACCTGCTCGAGGACCTGCAGGACGAGTTCGATCTGACGTACGTGATGATCGCGCACGACCTGTCGGTCGTCCGGCACGTCTCGGACCGGGTCGCGGTCATGTACCTGGGCAAGATCGTCGAGCTCGCCGACCGCGTCAGCCTGTACGAACACCCGATGCACCCGTACACGGTCGCGCTGCTGTCCGCCGTACCGGTCCCCGACACGAAGCGCCGTACCAACCGCGAACGCATCCGCCTGCAGGGCGACGTGCCCAGTCCCATCAACCCGCCACCGGCCTGCCGCTTCCACACCCGCTGCTGGAAGGCCCAGGAGATCTGCAAGACGATCGAGCCCCCGCTGGTCCAACTGGCTCCGGGACATCAGACCGCGTGCCACTTCCCGGAGAATGCGACGCCCGAGCAGCAGGCGACTGCCGAAGCCGCCGCGAAGAGCTGA
- a CDS encoding SigE family RNA polymerase sigma factor, with protein MAEGFAEFAGSRHAALFRYAYLLVGDRGLAEDLVQEALVKTYVGWHRLRDPGNAEAYTRRAITTTAIGWWRRKSWHAERPNDDVPDRPVDDDSTARIWLWHELQRLPPRQRAALVLRYYEDLTEVQTAEVLGCSVGTVKSQVFDALKKLRTRLGSDVVLKAGLTE; from the coding sequence ATGGCCGAGGGGTTTGCCGAGTTTGCGGGTAGTCGGCACGCTGCGTTGTTTCGGTATGCGTACCTGCTTGTCGGTGACCGGGGGCTGGCTGAGGATCTGGTGCAGGAAGCGTTGGTGAAGACGTACGTCGGGTGGCACCGGTTGCGGGATCCGGGCAATGCCGAGGCGTATACGCGGCGGGCGATCACCACGACCGCGATCGGGTGGTGGCGGCGGAAGTCGTGGCACGCCGAGCGGCCGAACGACGACGTACCCGATCGGCCGGTGGACGACGACAGCACCGCGCGGATCTGGTTGTGGCACGAACTGCAGCGCCTGCCGCCGCGGCAACGGGCCGCGCTGGTCCTGCGGTACTACGAGGACCTCACCGAGGTGCAGACCGCCGAGGTGCTCGGCTGCAGCGTCGGCACCGTGAAGAGTCAGGTCTTCGACGCGCTCAAGAAACTCCGGACCCGGCTGGGCTCCGACGTCGTACTGAAGGCGGGACTGACCGAATGA
- a CDS encoding alpha/beta hydrolase gives MLDVLAAGSLIAAIGWRNREWRLRAVPLIGGLALVLTLLAAYWGATAVGVTDPLPFSVWLWFGLAVAALIVLAAGWRTARWWRRGMAVVAAALAALVCANGVNQFVGYYPTIDAAVNDWANAPLPGQVSIAGLSREANATKVPGAGKLVAVDIPDTYSHFAHRQELVYLPPIWFVRSQHRHPLPVVELIGGERGGPGDWVRLGNAVQVADKYASKHHGYSPILVFADATRKFNNDTECVNGPRGNSADHLDQDIPAYVEKTFGASRDPHQWAVAGFSMGGTCSLDLVVEHPDVFTHFIDISGDLAPYTSTPAASLHDLYGGNVALEKQNEPLLVMKAHGKYTGVNGLFLTSTEERRHQREAKELSSAAAKVGIWSRVEISPGTHVWQFAAPAFASAYPWLVNQLALAGLSHHDTQLATGEHHETRHTKTA, from the coding sequence ATGCTGGACGTCTTGGCCGCCGGCTCCCTGATCGCTGCCATCGGCTGGCGCAACCGGGAGTGGCGGTTGCGGGCGGTGCCGCTGATCGGTGGGCTGGCGTTGGTGCTGACCCTGCTCGCGGCGTACTGGGGCGCCACGGCCGTCGGCGTGACCGATCCACTCCCGTTCTCGGTGTGGTTGTGGTTCGGGTTGGCGGTGGCGGCGCTGATCGTGCTGGCCGCCGGGTGGCGGACCGCGCGGTGGTGGCGGCGCGGGATGGCGGTCGTGGCGGCCGCGCTCGCAGCGCTGGTGTGTGCGAACGGGGTCAACCAGTTCGTCGGCTACTACCCGACCATCGACGCCGCGGTGAACGACTGGGCGAATGCACCGCTTCCGGGTCAGGTATCGATCGCGGGGCTCTCGCGCGAGGCGAACGCGACCAAGGTGCCGGGCGCGGGCAAGCTCGTCGCGGTGGACATCCCCGACACGTACAGTCACTTCGCGCACCGGCAGGAGCTGGTCTACCTGCCGCCGATCTGGTTCGTCCGCAGCCAGCACCGGCACCCACTGCCGGTCGTCGAACTGATCGGCGGTGAGCGCGGGGGCCCGGGTGACTGGGTCCGGCTCGGGAACGCCGTACAGGTCGCAGACAAGTACGCGAGCAAGCACCACGGGTACTCGCCGATCCTGGTGTTCGCCGACGCGACCCGCAAGTTCAACAACGACACCGAGTGCGTCAACGGTCCGCGCGGCAACTCCGCGGACCACCTCGACCAGGACATCCCGGCGTACGTCGAGAAGACCTTCGGCGCCTCCCGCGACCCGCACCAGTGGGCGGTCGCCGGGTTCTCGATGGGCGGCACCTGCTCGCTCGACCTGGTCGTCGAGCACCCGGACGTGTTCACCCACTTCATCGACATCTCCGGCGACCTTGCGCCGTACACGAGTACGCCGGCCGCCAGCCTGCACGACCTGTACGGCGGCAACGTGGCGCTCGAGAAGCAGAACGAGCCGCTGCTGGTGATGAAGGCGCACGGCAAGTACACAGGCGTGAACGGGCTGTTCCTGACCAGCACCGAGGAACGCCGCCATCAGCGCGAGGCGAAGGAGCTGTCCAGCGCGGCGGCCAAGGTCGGGATCTGGTCCCGAGTGGAGATCTCCCCCGGCACGCACGTGTGGCAGTTCGCGGCGCCGGCGTTCGCGTCGGCCTATCCTTGGCTGGTCAACCAACTCGCCCTCGCGGGGCTGAGCCATCACGACACCCAGCTGGCCACCGGCGAGCACCACGAAACGAGGCACACGAAAACCGCGTGA
- a CDS encoding SGNH/GDSL hydrolase family protein, translated as MIQTLRRLALGLVVLAVVTAISGADTMSSVFRPHPAGDVQVVALGDSVTSGTNCNCSAFPQMYGDLLHDRDRTPVTVNNLGVGGMDSTGLLQALDQDDTTQVAISDANVVLLTIGANDFGDHHDDVTSGQCVADCVSDEYEQLTVNLDKILSRIHTLRKNQPTTILMTGYWNVFKDGDVAERQYTASGRVASNQLTLRTNAAINAAAAADDATYVDIYTPFEHSSNITSLLAPDGDHPNTAGHQLIANVLLAATPNPLPKPPHQGG; from the coding sequence GTGATCCAGACACTCCGACGGCTCGCCCTCGGCCTGGTCGTCCTGGCCGTCGTCACCGCGATCAGCGGTGCCGACACGATGAGCTCGGTCTTCCGGCCGCATCCGGCCGGAGACGTCCAGGTCGTGGCACTCGGCGACTCCGTCACCTCCGGCACCAACTGCAACTGCTCGGCGTTTCCCCAGATGTACGGCGACCTGCTCCACGACCGCGACCGCACGCCGGTGACGGTGAACAACCTGGGCGTCGGCGGAATGGACTCGACCGGTCTGCTGCAGGCGCTCGACCAGGACGACACCACGCAGGTGGCCATCTCGGACGCGAACGTCGTACTGCTGACGATCGGGGCGAACGACTTCGGTGACCACCACGACGACGTCACCAGCGGCCAGTGCGTGGCCGACTGTGTGTCCGACGAGTACGAGCAGCTGACCGTGAACCTGGACAAGATCCTGTCCCGGATTCACACGCTACGGAAGAACCAGCCGACCACGATCCTGATGACCGGCTACTGGAACGTGTTCAAGGACGGCGACGTCGCCGAGCGCCAGTACACCGCCAGCGGCCGGGTCGCCAGCAACCAGCTCACGCTCCGCACCAACGCCGCGATCAACGCCGCAGCCGCCGCAGACGACGCGACGTACGTCGACATCTACACCCCCTTCGAACACAGCTCGAACATCACGTCCCTCCTGGCCCCCGACGGCGACCACCCCAACACCGCCGGCCACCAACTAATAGCCAACGTCCTCCTAGCCGCCACCCCCAACCCCCTCCCCAAGCCGCCACACCAGGGAGGCTAG